Proteins co-encoded in one Gopherus evgoodei ecotype Sinaloan lineage chromosome 4, rGopEvg1_v1.p, whole genome shotgun sequence genomic window:
- the LOC115651133 gene encoding RING finger protein 112-like isoform X8, translated as MGLELEPGRPVQLVRLDEEGDLTLDREALSLCLEQGGVGDAPVCLVSIVGEQRWGKSFLLNYLLRRLQHPQDARDGSWMGRQDEPLEGFEWRRDEQQVTKGLWAWSQPFWVPAEGRQVAVLLVDTEGSMDLERNKETSIKLSAMSMLLSSYQILNIGRRVKDPDLEYLEMFLHVAEVVGEAYGLEPVQHLDLLVRDWSSSPDLGAQGGEQYLRKVKEMAIIFHNQGVMDRARRDHNDFLKKSVSDGRTFPSSEKLVVQRRQLLEWCRKEMLPKTESPLNAELMKDKEALLRELEAELMWMAESFKATNEKHKKMVLRVVYAAARSSQLLMLGSSQLLMLGSSQLLVLLGSS; from the exons ATGGGACTTGAGCTGGAGCCGGGGCGCCCGGTGCAGCTGGTGCGTCTGGACGAGGAAGGGGACCTGACCCTGGACAGGGAggccctgagcctctgcctggagcagggtggggtgggggacgcCCCCGTCTGCCTGGTGTCCATCGTCGGGGAGCAGCGCTGGGGCAAATCCTTCCTGCTGAACTACCTGCTGCGCCGGCTCCAGCACCCG CAGGACGCAAGGGATGGGTCATGGATGGGCCGGCAGGACGAGCCCCTGGAGGGGTTTGAGTGGCGAAGGGACGAGCAGCAGGTCACCAAGGGGCTGTGGGCCTGGAGTCAGCCCTTCTGGGTCCCTGCCGAAGGCAGGCAG GTGGCCGTGCTGCTGGTCGACACCGAGGGCTCCATGGACCTTGAACGGAACAAGGAGACGAGCATCAAACTCTCCGCCATGTCCATGCTGCTCAGCTCCTACCAG ATACTGAACATTGGCCGTCGGGTGAAGGACCCGGATCTCGAATACCTGGAG ATGTTTCTGCACGTGGCTGAAGTGGTGGGAGAGGCCTATGGACTGGAGCCCGTTCAG CACCTAGACCTCCTGGTGCGGGACTGGAGCAGCTCCCCGGACCTTGGAGCCCAGGGTGGGGAGCAGTATCTGAGAAAAGTCAAAGAG ATGGCCATCATCTTCCACAACCAGGGAGTCATGGACAGAGCCCGCCGCGACCACAATGACTTTCTGAAGAAGTCGGTGAGTGATGGCAG AACGTTTCCCTCCTCTGAGAAGCTTGTAGTGCAGCGCAGGCAGTTGCTGGAGTGGTGCCGAAaggaaatgctgccgaagacagaGTCCCCACTGAATGCAGAGCTGATGAAGGACAAAGAGGCCCTGctgagggagctggaggcagagctgaTGTGGATGGCTGAGTCCTTCAAGGCAACTAATGAGAAGCACAAGAAGATGGTGCTGAGAGTGGTCTACGCAGCTGCTC GGTCGTCGCAGCTGCTGATGCTGGGCTCGTCGCAGCTGCTGATGCTGGGCTCGTcgcagctgctggtgctgctaGGGTCGTCATAG
- the LOC115651133 gene encoding RING finger protein 112-like isoform X3 — MGLELEPGRPVQLVRLDEEGDLTLDREALSLCLEQGGVGDAPVCLVSIVGEQRWGKSFLLNYLLRRLQHPQDARDGSWMGRQDEPLEGFEWRRDEQQVTKGLWAWSQPFWVPAEGRQVAVLLVDTEGSMDLERNKETSIKLSAMSMLLSSYQILNIGRRVKDPDLEYLEMFLHVAEVVGEAYGLEPVQHLDLLVRDWSSSPDLGAQGGEQYLRKVKEMAIIFHNQGVMDRARRDHNDFLKKSVSDGRTFPSSEKLVVQRRQLLEWCRKEMLPKTESPLNAELMKDKEALLRELEAELMWMAESFKATNEKHKKMVLRVVYAAARAGVFAAADAARVVIAAHARVVAAADAGLVAAADAGLVAAAGAARVVIAARAGVVAAADAWFVAAAGAGVVAAAGAGVVAAAGAGVVAAAGAAGVVAAAHVRVVAGAGVIAAGGTGVAAAGAGLIIAADAGLIAAAGTGLVIAAGAGLVAAVGARLFAAARAGVVAPARAGVVAPARARVVAPARAGVVAPAGAGVITAAGARVVAALGAGVTAATRAGVVAAAGAGVSTAAHAGVTAATRARLIIAVSVGVVVAVWAIFIKCN, encoded by the exons ATGGGACTTGAGCTGGAGCCGGGGCGCCCGGTGCAGCTGGTGCGTCTGGACGAGGAAGGGGACCTGACCCTGGACAGGGAggccctgagcctctgcctggagcagggtggggtgggggacgcCCCCGTCTGCCTGGTGTCCATCGTCGGGGAGCAGCGCTGGGGCAAATCCTTCCTGCTGAACTACCTGCTGCGCCGGCTCCAGCACCCG CAGGACGCAAGGGATGGGTCATGGATGGGCCGGCAGGACGAGCCCCTGGAGGGGTTTGAGTGGCGAAGGGACGAGCAGCAGGTCACCAAGGGGCTGTGGGCCTGGAGTCAGCCCTTCTGGGTCCCTGCCGAAGGCAGGCAG GTGGCCGTGCTGCTGGTCGACACCGAGGGCTCCATGGACCTTGAACGGAACAAGGAGACGAGCATCAAACTCTCCGCCATGTCCATGCTGCTCAGCTCCTACCAG ATACTGAACATTGGCCGTCGGGTGAAGGACCCGGATCTCGAATACCTGGAG ATGTTTCTGCACGTGGCTGAAGTGGTGGGAGAGGCCTATGGACTGGAGCCCGTTCAG CACCTAGACCTCCTGGTGCGGGACTGGAGCAGCTCCCCGGACCTTGGAGCCCAGGGTGGGGAGCAGTATCTGAGAAAAGTCAAAGAG ATGGCCATCATCTTCCACAACCAGGGAGTCATGGACAGAGCCCGCCGCGACCACAATGACTTTCTGAAGAAGTCGGTGAGTGATGGCAG AACGTTTCCCTCCTCTGAGAAGCTTGTAGTGCAGCGCAGGCAGTTGCTGGAGTGGTGCCGAAaggaaatgctgccgaagacagaGTCCCCACTGAATGCAGAGCTGATGAAGGACAAAGAGGCCCTGctgagggagctggaggcagagctgaTGTGGATGGCTGAGTCCTTCAAGGCAACTAATGAGAAGCACAAGAAGATGGTGCTGAGAGTGGTCTACGCAGCTGCTCGTGCTGGGGTCTTCGCAGCTGCTGATGCAGCTAGGGTCGTCATAGCTGCTCATGCTAGGGTCGTCGCAGCTGCTGATGCTGGGCTCGTCGCAGCTGCTGATGCTGGGCTCGTcgcagctgctggtgctgctaGGGTCGTCATAGCTGCTCGTGCTGGGGTCGTTGCAGCTGCTGATGCTTGGTTCGTcgcagctgctggtgctggggtcgtcgcagctgctggtgctggggtcgtcgcagctgctggtgctggggtcgtcgcagctgctggtgctgctggggtCGTCGCAGCTGCTCATGTTAGGGTCGTTGCTGGTGCTGGGGTCATCGCAGCTGGTGGTACTGGGGTtgcagctgctggtgctgggctCATCATAGCTGCTGATGCTGGGCTCATCGCAGCTGCTGGTACTGGGCTTGTCATAGCTGCTGGTGCTGGGCTCGTCGCAGCTGTTGGTGCTAGGCTTTTCGCAGCTGCTCGTGCAGGAGTCGTCGCACCTGCTCGTGCAGGAGTCGTCGCACCTGCTCGTGCAAGA GTCGTCGCACCTGCTCGTGCAGGAGTCGTCgcacctgctggtgctggggtcatCACAGCTGCTGGTGCTAGGGTCGTTGCAGCTCTTGGTGCTGGGGTCACCGCGGCTACTCGTGCAGGAGTCGTcgcagctgctggtgctggggtcagcACGGCTGCTCATGCTGGAGTCACCGCGGCTACTCGTGCTAGGCTCATCatagctgtcagtgtgggagtCGTCGTAGCTGTCTGGGCTATTTTCATCAAGTGTAACTGA
- the LOC115651133 gene encoding RING finger protein 112-like isoform X6 translates to MGLELEPGRPVQLVRLDEEGDLTLDREALSLCLEQGGVGDAPVCLVSIVGEQRWGKSFLLNYLLRRLQHPQDARDGSWMGRQDEPLEGFEWRRDEQQVTKGLWAWSQPFWVPAEGRQVAVLLVDTEGSMDLERNKETSIKLSAMSMLLSSYQILNIGRRVKDPDLEYLEMFLHVAEVVGEAYGLEPVQHLDLLVRDWSSSPDLGAQGGEQYLRKVKEMAIIFHNQGVMDRARRDHNDFLKKSVSDGRTFPSSEKLVVQRRQLLEWCRKEMLPKTESPLNAELMKDKEALLRELEAELMWMAESFKATNEKHKKMVLRVVYAAARAGVFAAADAARVVIAAHARVVAAADAGLVAAADAGLVAAAGAARVVIAARAGVVAAADAWFVAAAGAGVVAAAGAGVVAAAGAGVVAAAGAAGVVAAAHVRVVAGAGVIAAGGTGVAAAGAGLIIAADAGLIAAAGTGLVIAAGAGLVAAVAAGARVVAALGAGVTAATRAGVVAAAGAGVSTAAHAGVTAATRARLIIAVSVGVVVAVWAIFIKCN, encoded by the exons ATGGGACTTGAGCTGGAGCCGGGGCGCCCGGTGCAGCTGGTGCGTCTGGACGAGGAAGGGGACCTGACCCTGGACAGGGAggccctgagcctctgcctggagcagggtggggtgggggacgcCCCCGTCTGCCTGGTGTCCATCGTCGGGGAGCAGCGCTGGGGCAAATCCTTCCTGCTGAACTACCTGCTGCGCCGGCTCCAGCACCCG CAGGACGCAAGGGATGGGTCATGGATGGGCCGGCAGGACGAGCCCCTGGAGGGGTTTGAGTGGCGAAGGGACGAGCAGCAGGTCACCAAGGGGCTGTGGGCCTGGAGTCAGCCCTTCTGGGTCCCTGCCGAAGGCAGGCAG GTGGCCGTGCTGCTGGTCGACACCGAGGGCTCCATGGACCTTGAACGGAACAAGGAGACGAGCATCAAACTCTCCGCCATGTCCATGCTGCTCAGCTCCTACCAG ATACTGAACATTGGCCGTCGGGTGAAGGACCCGGATCTCGAATACCTGGAG ATGTTTCTGCACGTGGCTGAAGTGGTGGGAGAGGCCTATGGACTGGAGCCCGTTCAG CACCTAGACCTCCTGGTGCGGGACTGGAGCAGCTCCCCGGACCTTGGAGCCCAGGGTGGGGAGCAGTATCTGAGAAAAGTCAAAGAG ATGGCCATCATCTTCCACAACCAGGGAGTCATGGACAGAGCCCGCCGCGACCACAATGACTTTCTGAAGAAGTCGGTGAGTGATGGCAG AACGTTTCCCTCCTCTGAGAAGCTTGTAGTGCAGCGCAGGCAGTTGCTGGAGTGGTGCCGAAaggaaatgctgccgaagacagaGTCCCCACTGAATGCAGAGCTGATGAAGGACAAAGAGGCCCTGctgagggagctggaggcagagctgaTGTGGATGGCTGAGTCCTTCAAGGCAACTAATGAGAAGCACAAGAAGATGGTGCTGAGAGTGGTCTACGCAGCTGCTCGTGCTGGGGTCTTCGCAGCTGCTGATGCAGCTAGGGTCGTCATAGCTGCTCATGCTAGGGTCGTCGCAGCTGCTGATGCTGGGCTCGTCGCAGCTGCTGATGCTGGGCTCGTcgcagctgctggtgctgctaGGGTCGTCATAGCTGCTCGTGCTGGGGTCGTTGCAGCTGCTGATGCTTGGTTCGTcgcagctgctggtgctggggtcgtcgcagctgctggtgctggggtcgtcgcagctgctggtgctggggtcgtcgcagctgctggtgctgctggggtCGTCGCAGCTGCTCATGTTAGGGTCGTTGCTGGTGCTGGGGTCATCGCAGCTGGTGGTACTGGGGTtgcagctgctggtgctgggctCATCATAGCTGCTGATGCTGGGCTCATCGCAGCTGCTGGTACTGGGCTTGTCATAGCTGCTGGTGCTGGGCTCGTCGCAGCTGTTG CTGCTGGTGCTAGGGTCGTTGCAGCTCTTGGTGCTGGGGTCACCGCGGCTACTCGTGCAGGAGTCGTcgcagctgctggtgctggggtcagcACGGCTGCTCATGCTGGAGTCACCGCGGCTACTCGTGCTAGGCTCATCatagctgtcagtgtgggagtCGTCGTAGCTGTCTGGGCTATTTTCATCAAGTGTAACTGA
- the LOC115651133 gene encoding RING finger protein 112-like isoform X2 has translation MGLELEPGRPVQLVRLDEEGDLTLDREALSLCLEQGGVGDAPVCLVSIVGEQRWGKSFLLNYLLRRLQHPDARDGSWMGRQDEPLEGFEWRRDEQQVTKGLWAWSQPFWVPAEGRQVAVLLVDTEGSMDLERNKETSIKLSAMSMLLSSYQILNIGRRVKDPDLEYLEMFLHVAEVVGEAYGLEPVQHLDLLVRDWSSSPDLGAQGGEQYLRKVKEMAIIFHNQGVMDRARRDHNDFLKKSVSDGRTFPSSEKLVVQRRQLLEWCRKEMLPKTESPLNAELMKDKEALLRELEAELMWMAESFKATNEKHKKMVLRVVYAAARAGVFAAADAARVVIAAHARVVAAADAGLVAAADAGLVAAAGAARVVIAARAGVVAAADAWFVAAAGAGVVAAAGAGVVAAAGAGVVAAAGAAGVVAAAHVRVVAGAGVIAAGGTGVAAAGAGLIIAADAGLIAAAGTGLVIAAGAGLVAAVGARLFAAARAGVVAPARAGVVAPARARVVTSAGAGLVAPARARVVAPVGAGVIAPARAEVVAPARAGVVAPAGAGVITAAGARVVAALGAGVTAATRAGVVAAAGAGVSTAAHAGVTAATRARLIIAVSVGVVVAVWAIFIKCN, from the exons ATGGGACTTGAGCTGGAGCCGGGGCGCCCGGTGCAGCTGGTGCGTCTGGACGAGGAAGGGGACCTGACCCTGGACAGGGAggccctgagcctctgcctggagcagggtggggtgggggacgcCCCCGTCTGCCTGGTGTCCATCGTCGGGGAGCAGCGCTGGGGCAAATCCTTCCTGCTGAACTACCTGCTGCGCCGGCTCCAGCACCCG GACGCAAGGGATGGGTCATGGATGGGCCGGCAGGACGAGCCCCTGGAGGGGTTTGAGTGGCGAAGGGACGAGCAGCAGGTCACCAAGGGGCTGTGGGCCTGGAGTCAGCCCTTCTGGGTCCCTGCCGAAGGCAGGCAG GTGGCCGTGCTGCTGGTCGACACCGAGGGCTCCATGGACCTTGAACGGAACAAGGAGACGAGCATCAAACTCTCCGCCATGTCCATGCTGCTCAGCTCCTACCAG ATACTGAACATTGGCCGTCGGGTGAAGGACCCGGATCTCGAATACCTGGAG ATGTTTCTGCACGTGGCTGAAGTGGTGGGAGAGGCCTATGGACTGGAGCCCGTTCAG CACCTAGACCTCCTGGTGCGGGACTGGAGCAGCTCCCCGGACCTTGGAGCCCAGGGTGGGGAGCAGTATCTGAGAAAAGTCAAAGAG ATGGCCATCATCTTCCACAACCAGGGAGTCATGGACAGAGCCCGCCGCGACCACAATGACTTTCTGAAGAAGTCGGTGAGTGATGGCAG AACGTTTCCCTCCTCTGAGAAGCTTGTAGTGCAGCGCAGGCAGTTGCTGGAGTGGTGCCGAAaggaaatgctgccgaagacagaGTCCCCACTGAATGCAGAGCTGATGAAGGACAAAGAGGCCCTGctgagggagctggaggcagagctgaTGTGGATGGCTGAGTCCTTCAAGGCAACTAATGAGAAGCACAAGAAGATGGTGCTGAGAGTGGTCTACGCAGCTGCTCGTGCTGGGGTCTTCGCAGCTGCTGATGCAGCTAGGGTCGTCATAGCTGCTCATGCTAGGGTCGTCGCAGCTGCTGATGCTGGGCTCGTCGCAGCTGCTGATGCTGGGCTCGTcgcagctgctggtgctgctaGGGTCGTCATAGCTGCTCGTGCTGGGGTCGTTGCAGCTGCTGATGCTTGGTTCGTcgcagctgctggtgctggggtcgtcgcagctgctggtgctggggtcgtcgcagctgctggtgctggggtcgtcgcagctgctggtgctgctggggtCGTCGCAGCTGCTCATGTTAGGGTCGTTGCTGGTGCTGGGGTCATCGCAGCTGGTGGTACTGGGGTtgcagctgctggtgctgggctCATCATAGCTGCTGATGCTGGGCTCATCGCAGCTGCTGGTACTGGGCTTGTCATAGCTGCTGGTGCTGGGCTCGTCGCAGCTGTTGGTGCTAGGCTTTTCGCAGCTGCTCGTGCAGGAGTCGTCGCACCTGCTCGTGCAGGAGTCGTCGCACCTGCTCGTGCAAGAGTCGTCACATCTGCTGGTGCTGGGCTCGTCGCACCTGCTCGTGCAAGAGTCGTCGCACCTGTTGGTGCTGGGGTCATTGCACCTGCTCGTGCAGAGGTCGTCGCACCTGCTCGTGCAGGAGTCGTCgcacctgctggtgctggggtcatCACAGCTGCTGGTGCTAGGGTCGTTGCAGCTCTTGGTGCTGGGGTCACCGCGGCTACTCGTGCAGGAGTCGTcgcagctgctggtgctggggtcagcACGGCTGCTCATGCTGGAGTCACCGCGGCTACTCGTGCTAGGCTCATCatagctgtcagtgtgggagtCGTCGTAGCTGTCTGGGCTATTTTCATCAAGTGTAACTGA
- the LOC115651133 gene encoding RING finger protein 112-like isoform X7, translating to MGLELEPGRPVQLVRLDEEGDLTLDREALSLCLEQGGVGDAPVCLVSIVGEQRWGKSFLLNYLLRRLQHPQDARDGSWMGRQDEPLEGFEWRRDEQQVTKGLWAWSQPFWVPAEGRQVAVLLVDTEGSMDLERNKETSIKLSAMSMLLSSYQILNIGRRVKDPDLEYLEMFLHVAEVVGEAYGLEPVQHLDLLVRDWSSSPDLGAQGGEQYLRKVKEMAIIFHNQGVMDRARRDHNDFLKKSVSDGRTFPSSEKLVVQRRQLLEWCRKEMLPKTESPLNAELMKDKEALLRELEAELMWMAESFKATNEKHKKMVLRVVYAAARVVAAAGAGVSTAAHAGVTAATRARLIIAVSVGVVVAVWAIFIKCN from the exons ATGGGACTTGAGCTGGAGCCGGGGCGCCCGGTGCAGCTGGTGCGTCTGGACGAGGAAGGGGACCTGACCCTGGACAGGGAggccctgagcctctgcctggagcagggtggggtgggggacgcCCCCGTCTGCCTGGTGTCCATCGTCGGGGAGCAGCGCTGGGGCAAATCCTTCCTGCTGAACTACCTGCTGCGCCGGCTCCAGCACCCG CAGGACGCAAGGGATGGGTCATGGATGGGCCGGCAGGACGAGCCCCTGGAGGGGTTTGAGTGGCGAAGGGACGAGCAGCAGGTCACCAAGGGGCTGTGGGCCTGGAGTCAGCCCTTCTGGGTCCCTGCCGAAGGCAGGCAG GTGGCCGTGCTGCTGGTCGACACCGAGGGCTCCATGGACCTTGAACGGAACAAGGAGACGAGCATCAAACTCTCCGCCATGTCCATGCTGCTCAGCTCCTACCAG ATACTGAACATTGGCCGTCGGGTGAAGGACCCGGATCTCGAATACCTGGAG ATGTTTCTGCACGTGGCTGAAGTGGTGGGAGAGGCCTATGGACTGGAGCCCGTTCAG CACCTAGACCTCCTGGTGCGGGACTGGAGCAGCTCCCCGGACCTTGGAGCCCAGGGTGGGGAGCAGTATCTGAGAAAAGTCAAAGAG ATGGCCATCATCTTCCACAACCAGGGAGTCATGGACAGAGCCCGCCGCGACCACAATGACTTTCTGAAGAAGTCGGTGAGTGATGGCAG AACGTTTCCCTCCTCTGAGAAGCTTGTAGTGCAGCGCAGGCAGTTGCTGGAGTGGTGCCGAAaggaaatgctgccgaagacagaGTCCCCACTGAATGCAGAGCTGATGAAGGACAAAGAGGCCCTGctgagggagctggaggcagagctgaTGTGGATGGCTGAGTCCTTCAAGGCAACTAATGAGAAGCACAAGAAGATGGTGCTGAGAGTGGTCTACGCAGCTGCTC GAGTCGTcgcagctgctggtgctggggtcagcACGGCTGCTCATGCTGGAGTCACCGCGGCTACTCGTGCTAGGCTCATCatagctgtcagtgtgggagtCGTCGTAGCTGTCTGGGCTATTTTCATCAAGTGTAACTGA
- the LOC115651133 gene encoding RING finger protein 112-like isoform X4: MGLELEPGRPVQLVRLDEEGDLTLDREALSLCLEQGGVGDAPVCLVSIVGEQRWGKSFLLNYLLRRLQHPQDARDGSWMGRQDEPLEGFEWRRDEQQVTKGLWAWSQPFWVPAEGRQVAVLLVDTEGSMDLERNKETSIKLSAMSMLLSSYQILNIGRRVKDPDLEYLEMFLHVAEVVGEAYGLEPVQHLDLLVRDWSSSPDLGAQGGEQYLRKVKEMAIIFHNQGVMDRARRDHNDFLKKSVSDGRTFPSSEKLVVQRRQLLEWCRKEMLPKTESPLNAELMKDKEALLRELEAELMWMAESFKATNEKHKKMVLRVVYAAARAGVFAAADAARVVIAAHARVVAAADAGLVAAADAGLVAAAGAARVVIAARAGVVAAADAWFVAAAGAGVVAAAGAGVVAAAGAGVVAAAGAAGVVAAAHVRVVAGAGVIAAGGTGVAAAGAGLIIAADAGLIAAAGTGLVIAAGAGLVAAVGARLFAAARAGVVAPARAGVVAPARARVVTSAGAGLVAPARARVVAPVGAGVIAPARAEVVAPARAGVVAPAGAGVITAAGARVVAALGAGVTAATRAGSPRLLVLGSS; encoded by the exons ATGGGACTTGAGCTGGAGCCGGGGCGCCCGGTGCAGCTGGTGCGTCTGGACGAGGAAGGGGACCTGACCCTGGACAGGGAggccctgagcctctgcctggagcagggtggggtgggggacgcCCCCGTCTGCCTGGTGTCCATCGTCGGGGAGCAGCGCTGGGGCAAATCCTTCCTGCTGAACTACCTGCTGCGCCGGCTCCAGCACCCG CAGGACGCAAGGGATGGGTCATGGATGGGCCGGCAGGACGAGCCCCTGGAGGGGTTTGAGTGGCGAAGGGACGAGCAGCAGGTCACCAAGGGGCTGTGGGCCTGGAGTCAGCCCTTCTGGGTCCCTGCCGAAGGCAGGCAG GTGGCCGTGCTGCTGGTCGACACCGAGGGCTCCATGGACCTTGAACGGAACAAGGAGACGAGCATCAAACTCTCCGCCATGTCCATGCTGCTCAGCTCCTACCAG ATACTGAACATTGGCCGTCGGGTGAAGGACCCGGATCTCGAATACCTGGAG ATGTTTCTGCACGTGGCTGAAGTGGTGGGAGAGGCCTATGGACTGGAGCCCGTTCAG CACCTAGACCTCCTGGTGCGGGACTGGAGCAGCTCCCCGGACCTTGGAGCCCAGGGTGGGGAGCAGTATCTGAGAAAAGTCAAAGAG ATGGCCATCATCTTCCACAACCAGGGAGTCATGGACAGAGCCCGCCGCGACCACAATGACTTTCTGAAGAAGTCGGTGAGTGATGGCAG AACGTTTCCCTCCTCTGAGAAGCTTGTAGTGCAGCGCAGGCAGTTGCTGGAGTGGTGCCGAAaggaaatgctgccgaagacagaGTCCCCACTGAATGCAGAGCTGATGAAGGACAAAGAGGCCCTGctgagggagctggaggcagagctgaTGTGGATGGCTGAGTCCTTCAAGGCAACTAATGAGAAGCACAAGAAGATGGTGCTGAGAGTGGTCTACGCAGCTGCTCGTGCTGGGGTCTTCGCAGCTGCTGATGCAGCTAGGGTCGTCATAGCTGCTCATGCTAGGGTCGTCGCAGCTGCTGATGCTGGGCTCGTCGCAGCTGCTGATGCTGGGCTCGTcgcagctgctggtgctgctaGGGTCGTCATAGCTGCTCGTGCTGGGGTCGTTGCAGCTGCTGATGCTTGGTTCGTcgcagctgctggtgctggggtcgtcgcagctgctggtgctggggtcgtcgcagctgctggtgctggggtcgtcgcagctgctggtgctgctggggtCGTCGCAGCTGCTCATGTTAGGGTCGTTGCTGGTGCTGGGGTCATCGCAGCTGGTGGTACTGGGGTtgcagctgctggtgctgggctCATCATAGCTGCTGATGCTGGGCTCATCGCAGCTGCTGGTACTGGGCTTGTCATAGCTGCTGGTGCTGGGCTCGTCGCAGCTGTTGGTGCTAGGCTTTTCGCAGCTGCTCGTGCAGGAGTCGTCGCACCTGCTCGTGCAGGAGTCGTCGCACCTGCTCGTGCAAGAGTCGTCACATCTGCTGGTGCTGGGCTCGTCGCACCTGCTCGTGCAAGAGTCGTCGCACCTGTTGGTGCTGGGGTCATTGCACCTGCTCGTGCAGAGGTCGTCGCACCTGCTCGTGCAGGAGTCGTCgcacctgctggtgctggggtcatCACAGCTGCTGGTGCTAGGGTCGTTGCAGCTCTTGGTGCTGGGGTCACCGCGGCTACTCGTGCAGGA TCACCGCGGCTACTCGTGCTAGGCTCATCatag